Proteins from one Bombyx mori chromosome 1, ASM3026992v2 genomic window:
- the LOC134199250 gene encoding uncharacterized protein LOC134199250, with protein MKLTALIFLRPILVLCTSHQIITQITDSPGLYYDRLSDVKFTNDNWNVVTYLNTNNIQSHLDKVDQLFEKVNSFCKDFESSKIQFDCMNAISSLQSQHDNNIKKFASVSYLTSSRQSRSKRGLLDFGGSVLKTFFGTLDSNDGVKFSDAIDQVQSDEKALAHLMRDNIHVIKSTISTFNNSMLKFSENEKRLNKNLEIINSAFEYIINSNDKLQIKTKFNSLFQSLESIIIALSFDIEDINNAILFSKMNILHPTVLSPYQLYVELEKHINDLPKHCELPISISLQNIHEVIDISKLVCYYHNNRIITIIKIPLVLPQVYNLYHIVPMPVPYDLTKPDTYALIAPNKPYMALTTDRMLYSLLEDLDKCKFVSEKCYICELGNVYSTLANPTCETVILTEAVNKVPSSCSVKLLRGHVDSFFKLNKNRWIFVQSEPGKLHVTCSSNSLNYDYVLLGTGIMSLTVKLSSKLYNFRLVKHLFLM; from the coding sequence GCCCATCTTAGTGCTATGTACAAGTCATCAAATCATAACCCAGATAACAGATAGTCCCGGTCTATACTACGATAGACTATCTGACGTCAAATTTACTAATGATAACTGGAATGTTGtaacttatttaaatactaataacATACAGTCTCATCTTGATAAAGTAgatcaattatttgaaaaagtaaACTCTTTCTGTAAGGACTTCGAGTCCTCCAAAATACAGTTCGATTGCATGAACGCCATTTCGTCATTACAAAGTCAACACGATAATAACATCAAAAAGTTTGCATCTGTATCCTATCTTACTAGTAGTCGACAAAGTAGATCAAAACGTGGGCTACTCGACTTTGGTGGCTCTGTTCTTAAAACATTCTTTGGCACTCTAGATTCCAACGACGGTGTCAAGTTCTCTGATGCTATCGACCAAGTACAGTCAGACGAAAAAGCTTTAGCGCATCTTATGCGTGATAATATACATGTGATAAAATCTACAATTTCcacatttaataattcaatgttAAAATTCAGTGAAAACGAGAAAcgtctaaataaaaatctagaaaTCATAAATTCGGCAttcgaatatattataaattctaacgataaattacaaataaaaacaaaatttaattctttattccAGTCCTTAGAAAGTATAATCATTGCATTGTCTTTCGATATCGAAGACATAAACAAcgctattttatttagtaaaatgaatattttgcaCCCGACTGTACTCAGCCCATATCAATTATATGTCGAGTTGGAGAAACATATAAATGACTTACCTAAGCATTGCGAACTTCCTATATCAATATCTTTACAGAACATTCACGAAGTTATCGATATTTCTAAACTAGTATGCTACTATCATAATAATCGTATTATCACTATAATTAAGATACCCCTCGTGTTACCTCAAGTCTATAACCTTTACCATATTGTTCCTATGCCAGTTCCTTATGACTTAACAAAACCAGACACTTATGCACTTATAGCACCAAACAAGCCATACATGGCATTAACAACAGATCGTATGCTTTACTCACTGTTAGAAGACTTAGACAAGTGCAAATTCGTGAGTGAAAAGTGTTATATTTGTGAATTGGGTAATGTGTATTCGACGCTTGCGAACCCAACGTGTGAGACAGTTATCTTAACCGAAGCTGTCAATAAAGTTCCAAGTTCATGTTCAGTAAAACTCTTAAGGGGTCACGTAGATTCCTtctttaaacttaataaaaatagatgGATATTTGTTCAATCTGAGCCTGGAAAATTACATGTAACCTGTTCTAGTAATAGTCTCAACTATGATTATGTTTTGTTAGGAACAGGAATAATGTCCCTGACTGTAAAGCTTTCTTcaaaactttacaattttcgtctagtgaaacatttatttctaatgTAA